The following proteins are encoded in a genomic region of Populus trichocarpa isolate Nisqually-1 chromosome 13, P.trichocarpa_v4.1, whole genome shotgun sequence:
- the LOC7489699 gene encoding GDSL esterase/lipase 1: MENSRSGFYFLVLCCASLLFPTCCSSKRIPLFIFGDSFFEAGNNNYIRNAFGRANFWPYGETFFKYPTGRFSDGRVIPDFIAEYAKLPFIPPYLQPGNHQITDGVNFASGAAGALAQTRPAGSVIDLNTQAIYFKNVERQISQKLGDKETKKLLSKAIYMFNIGSNDYVAPFTTNSSLLQAYSRKEYVGMVIGNTTTVIKEIYRNGGRKFVFVSMGPLGCLPYLRASNKNGTGGCMDEVTVFSKLHNSALIEALKELQTQLQGFKYAYFDFYTSLSERIKRHSKYGFEKGKVACCGSGPYRGILSCGGRGAEEYQLCDNPSDYLFFDGGHLTEKANNQLAKLMWSGNSNVIWPYNLKTLFQE; this comes from the exons atggaaaattcaAGGTCTGGTTTTTATTTCTTGGTTCTTTGTTGTGCTAGCCTTCTCTTCCCAACATGCTGCAGCAGTAAGCGTATTCCCTTGTTTATATTTGGAGACTCATTTTTTGAAGCTGGAAATAATAACTATATCAGAAATGCATTTGGCCGGGCAAACTTCTGGCCTTATGGTGAAACCTTCTTCAAGTATCCTACTGGGAGATTTTCGGACGGTCGAGTAATTCCAGATTTTATTG CTGAGTATGCAAAGTTGCCATTCATTCCTCCATATCTGCAACCTGGCAATCACCAGATTACAGATGGGGTGAACTTTGCATCAGGAGCAGCTGGTGCTCTAGCTCAAACCAGACCTGCTGGATCG GTTATAGACCTTAATACGCAAGCAATTTATTTCAAGAACGTGGAGAGGCAGATAAGTCAGAAACTGGGGGATAAAGAAACTAAGAAATTGCTGTCTAAGGCTATCTACATGTTCAACATCGGTAGCAATGACTACGTAGCACCTTTCACAACAAACTCCAGTTTGCTCCAGGCCTACTCCAGAAAGGAGTACGTCGGAATGGTTATCGGCAATACAACAACTGTGATCAAA GAAATATATAGGAATGGAGGAAGGAAATTCGTGTTTGTCAGCATGGGTCCTTTGGGTTGTTTACCATATCTGAGAGCATCAAACAAGAATGGCACAGGTGGTTGCATGGATGAAGTCACGGTGTTTTCAAAACTACACAATAGCGCACTCATTGAAGCCCTCAAGGAGCTCCAGACACAGCTTCAAGGGTTTAAATACGCTTATTTTGATTTCTACACTTCATTAAGTGAAAGAATCAAGCGCCATTCAAAATATG GTTTTGAGAAGGGGAAGGTGGCGTGTTGTGGCAGTGGTCCATACAGAGGAATCTTGAGTTGCGGCGGAAGGGGAGCAGAAGAGTACCAATTATGTGACAATCCTAGCGACTATTTGTTCTTTGATGGTGGTCATCTCACCGAGAAAGCCAACAATCAACTTGCAAAGTTGATGTGGAGTGGGAATTCTAATGTCATATGGCCTTACAATCTTAAAACATTATTCCAGGAGTAG
- the LOC7482378 gene encoding cationic amino acid transporter 2, vacuolar isoform X2, which translates to MGFLVGSQNGVRGGGCFRSLIRRKQVDSVHFKRHGHHQLAKELSVPHLIAIGVGSTIGAGIYILVGTVAREHSGPALFISFLIAGIAAALSAFCYAELASRCPSAGSAYHYSYICVGEGVAWLIGWALILEYTIGGSAVARGISPNLALFFGGQDSLPFFLARQHIPGLDVVVDPCAAVLVLVVTGLLCVGIKESTLAQAVVTSINVCAMLFIIIAGSYLGFKTGWAGYELPAGYFPFGVDGMLAGSATVFFAYIGFDSVASTAEEVKNPQRDLPLGIGLALSICCCLYMLVSVVIVGLVPYYAMDPDTPISSAFAAYGMQWAAYLVAAGAVMALCSTLMGSILPQVSVGTLLAFTMVAISVLILRYVPPNEVPFPSSLQEIIDSVSLRYSTGSPDVTKEKSGFYAGTSMDSNLPLLGKATAIEYPIIVEQEAQGNFVINEGSRRKIAGWTITATCVGAFLLAYAASDLNLPRLLRFIVCGIGGALLLFGLIVLTCIEQDDARHTFGHSGGFICPFVPLLPIVCFLVNIYLLINLGAATWTRVSVWLIVGVLVYTFYGRTHSSLLDAVYVPATHADEIYRSSGESSA; encoded by the exons ATGGGTTTTCTTGTTGGTTCACAAAACGGTGTGAGGGGTGGTGGTTGTTTTAGGAGTTTGATAAGGAGAAAACAGGTTGATTCTGTTCATTTTAAACGACATGGTCATCATCAATTAGCCAAGGAGTTGTCTGTTCCACACCTTATTGCTATtg GTGTTGGCTCAACTATTGGAGCTGGAATTTATATTCTTGTTGGAACAGTTGCTAGGGAGCATTCTGGACCTGCTCTATTTATATCCTTTCTGATAGCTGGAATTGCTGCTGCTCTTTCAGCATTTTGCTATGCAGAACTTGCAAGTCGTTGTCCATCTGCCGGCAGTGCATATCATTATTCCTACATATGTGTTGGAGAAGG TGTTGCTTGGTTGATTGGCTGGGCTTTAATATTGGAATACACAATTGGTGGTTCAGCAGTTGCTCGTGGCATATCCCCAAACCTA GCATTGTTCTTTGGAGGTCAGGACAGTCTACCATTTTTTCTGGCTCGTCAACATATACCTGGGCTTGATGTTGTGGTTGACCCTTGTGCTGCTGTTCTGGTATTGGTTGTCACTGGGCTCTTGTGCGTGGGAATAAAGGAG AGTACTCTGGCACAAGCTGTAGTAACCTCCATAAATGTGTGTGCCATGCTATTCATCATAATAGCTGGTAGTTATCTTGGCTTCAAGACTGGATGGGCTGGATATGAACTTCCTGCTGG GTACTTTCCTTTTGGGGTGGACGGGATGCTTGCAGGGTCTGCAACTGTCTTTTTTGCGTACATTGGTTTTGATTCAGTTGCCAGCACTGCTGAGGAG GTTAAAAATCCTCAGCGAGATTTACCTCTAGGCATTGGTCTCGCATTGtctatttgttgttgtttgtatATGCTGGTCTCTGTTGTCATTGTTGGTCTGGTACCTTATTATGCTATGGATCCTGATACCCCTATTTCCTCTGCATTCGCTGCATATGGGATGCAATGGGCAGC GTACTTAGTAGCTGCCGGAGCAGTTATGGCTCTCTGCTCAACATTGATGGGCTCAATACTTCCTCAG GTCAGTGTGGGAACGCTTCTGGCATTCACTATGGTAGCAATTTCTGTATTGATACTGAGATATGTACCACCAAATGAGGTGCCTTTTCCATCTTCACTTCAGGAGATTATTGATTCTGTGTCATTACGGTACAGTACAGGTAGCCCAGATGTCACTAAGGAAAAGTCTGGTTTTTATGCCGGTACCTCTATGGATAGCAATTTGCCTTTATTAGGCAAAGCAACAGCAATTGAATATCCAATAATTGTAGAACAAGAGGCTCAAGGCAATT ttGTTATAAATGAAGGGAGCAGGCGAAAAATTGCTGGCTGGACCATAACAGCCACATGTGTTGGGGCATTTCTCCTTGCTTATGCAGCTTCAGACTTGAATCTTCCTAG ACTTCTTCGTTTTATAGTGTGTGGAATTGGTGGTGCACTTCTCCTTTTTGGTCTGATTGTGCTGACCTGTATAGAACAAGATGATGCGAGGCACACCTTTGGGCATTCAGGAG GTTTTATCTGCCCATTTGTTCCACTCCTTCCTATTGTCTGCTTTCTTGTCAACATCTACCTTTTGATTAATCTTGG TGCTGCCACTTGGACCCGTGTCTCTGTATGGCTTATAGTTGGAGTGCTTGTATATACGTTCTATGGGCGGACACACAGCTCACTGCTGGATGCTGTCTATGTGCCTGCAACTCACGCTGATGAAATTTATCGCAGCTCGGGAGAAAGTTCAGCATAG
- the LOC7482377 gene encoding uncharacterized protein LOC7482377, with the protein MGSSSRSPSLLLLFSLLFASSLFLSRATHETTLKGIDSENPAVDVTPSHFHERVFSHDGSKDAFFCERVKVSGHLRWKLSRYASSFRVTLAPSALIPERLHINIQVCFHRNASLGLCQCEKDDWRIVQKGLWTSVMSPYEERYVDVKFIGDTSGSVSIAVDEDLQQWRLMCLAVGFVLLLLAPIVSSWVPFYYSTSMAIGVFLVIIILLFQGMKLLPTGRKNFFYLSIYGSVLGAGTFILHQISTLVNSILVNFGLSEDMHNPVYIFILVGIVLTGAGLGFWMVRKFVISKDGSVDDGVAQFVKWAMRIIASTFILQSTLDTPLAMGALLSSCAICSVTLKWWYKRDQSDSGGGSAWLQPAGQTTARFRRAEFHSRSGKMSPQGKMWNSPKSSSAWTSSPVKGVVSPSSHLATVDKQDHYSTFHKTPRRKKFTKKQWEDFTRESTHEAVMEWAASPEVTNWIINNADRIQLLPSNYGSEEMVGSESDSTDASVAGSGKPFSLFNW; encoded by the exons ATGGGTTCCTCGTCTCGTTCTCCTTCTCTTCtgcttcttttctctttgttatTTGCCTCCTCTCTGTTCCTCTCACGTGCCACTCACGAGACCACTCTCAAAG GCATTGACTCCGAGAATCCAGCTGTAGATGTCACTCCGTCCCACTTTCATGAGCGTGTGTTTAGCCATGATGGTTCTAAAGATGCTTTCTTTTGTGAACGAGTTAAAGTTTCTGGTCACTTGAGATGGAAACTCAGTAGGTATGCTAGTTCATTTCGAGTTACTTTGGCTCCGTCTGCACTAATCCCAGAGAGATTGCATATCAATATTCAGGTTTGCTTTCACCG GAATGCTTCCCTTGGATTATGCCAGTGCGAAAAGGATGATTGGAGAATTGTTCAGAAGGGGCTGTGGACATCTGTCATGTCTCCTTATGAGGAGAGATATGTTGATGTAAAGTTCATTGGTGATACTTCTGGATCCGTCTCAATTGCTGTTGATGAAG ATTTACAGCAATGGCGACTCATGTGTCTAGCAGTTGGATTTGTTTTACTATTGCTGGCACCGATAGTCAGCAGCTGGGTTCCCTTTTATTATAGCACTTCAATGGCTATTGGGGTTTTTCTTGTCATTATAATCCTCCTTTTTCAG GGAATGAAATTGTTGCCAACTGGAAGGAagaattttttctatctttccaTATATGGATCAGTG CTTGGAGCTGGCACTTTTATTTTACATCAAATTTCAACGCTGGTAAATTCGATTCTAGTCAACTTTGGGCTGAGTGAAGACATGCACAATCCT GTTTACATATTTATACTAGTAGGGATTGTTCTCACAGGAGCTGGTTTAGGGTTCTGGATGGTGAGGAAATTTGTAATCTCAAAGGATGGAAGTGTGGATGATGGTGTAGCACAGTTTGTCAAATGGGCAATGCGCATTATTGCATCCACCTTTATTTTACAG aGCACTCTTGATACTCCTTTAGCAATGGGCGCCTTGCTTTCTTCTTGTGCAATCTGCTCTGTTACTTTGAAGTGGTGGTATAAAAG GGATCAATCAGATTCTGGGGGTGGGAGTGCTTGGCTCCAGCCTGCAGGACAGACAACAGCAAGATTTCGACGCGCTGAATTCCATAGTAGGTCAGGAAAAATGAGCCCCCAGGGGAAGATGTGGAACAGTCCAAAAAGCTCATCTGCTTGGACCAGCTCTCCTGTTAAAG GTGTGGTATCACCATCTTCTCACTTGGCAACAGTAGATAAGCAGGATCACTATTCAACCTTCCACAAAACACCAAGACGAAAGAAGTTCACAAAGAAACAGTGGGAGGATTTCACCAGGGAATCGACACATGAAGCCGTAATGGAATGGGCAGCATCACCTGAAGTCACCAATTGGATCATCAACAATGCTGACCGTATTCAACTCCTTCCAAGCAATTATGGTTCTGAAGAAATGGTGGGAAGTGAATCAGACTCCACAGATGCGTCTGTTGCCGGGAGTGGCAAACCATTTAGCCTTTTCAATTGGTAG
- the LOC7482378 gene encoding cationic amino acid transporter 2, vacuolar isoform X1 has product MGFLVGSQNGVRGGGCFRSLIRRKQVDSVHFKRHGHHQLAKELSVPHLIAIGVGSTIGAGIYILVGTVAREHSGPALFISFLIAGIAAALSAFCYAELASRCPSAGSAYHYSYICVGEGVAWLIGWALILEYTIGGSAVARGISPNLALFFGGQDSLPFFLARQHIPGLDVVVDPCAAVLVLVVTGLLCVGIKESTLAQAVVTSINVCAMLFIIIAGSYLGFKTGWAGYELPAGYFPFGVDGMLAGSATVFFAYIGFDSVASTAEEVKNPQRDLPLGIGLALSICCCLYMLVSVVIVGLVPYYAMDPDTPISSAFAAYGMQWAAYLVAAGAVMALCSTLMGSILPQPRILMAMARDGLLPSFFSDINKKSQVPVKSTLVTGLGSAVLAFFMDVSQLAGMVSVGTLLAFTMVAISVLILRYVPPNEVPFPSSLQEIIDSVSLRYSTGSPDVTKEKSGFYAGTSMDSNLPLLGKATAIEYPIIVEQEAQGNFVINEGSRRKIAGWTITATCVGAFLLAYAASDLNLPRLLRFIVCGIGGALLLFGLIVLTCIEQDDARHTFGHSGGFICPFVPLLPIVCFLVNIYLLINLGAATWTRVSVWLIVGVLVYTFYGRTHSSLLDAVYVPATHADEIYRSSGESSA; this is encoded by the exons ATGGGTTTTCTTGTTGGTTCACAAAACGGTGTGAGGGGTGGTGGTTGTTTTAGGAGTTTGATAAGGAGAAAACAGGTTGATTCTGTTCATTTTAAACGACATGGTCATCATCAATTAGCCAAGGAGTTGTCTGTTCCACACCTTATTGCTATtg GTGTTGGCTCAACTATTGGAGCTGGAATTTATATTCTTGTTGGAACAGTTGCTAGGGAGCATTCTGGACCTGCTCTATTTATATCCTTTCTGATAGCTGGAATTGCTGCTGCTCTTTCAGCATTTTGCTATGCAGAACTTGCAAGTCGTTGTCCATCTGCCGGCAGTGCATATCATTATTCCTACATATGTGTTGGAGAAGG TGTTGCTTGGTTGATTGGCTGGGCTTTAATATTGGAATACACAATTGGTGGTTCAGCAGTTGCTCGTGGCATATCCCCAAACCTA GCATTGTTCTTTGGAGGTCAGGACAGTCTACCATTTTTTCTGGCTCGTCAACATATACCTGGGCTTGATGTTGTGGTTGACCCTTGTGCTGCTGTTCTGGTATTGGTTGTCACTGGGCTCTTGTGCGTGGGAATAAAGGAG AGTACTCTGGCACAAGCTGTAGTAACCTCCATAAATGTGTGTGCCATGCTATTCATCATAATAGCTGGTAGTTATCTTGGCTTCAAGACTGGATGGGCTGGATATGAACTTCCTGCTGG GTACTTTCCTTTTGGGGTGGACGGGATGCTTGCAGGGTCTGCAACTGTCTTTTTTGCGTACATTGGTTTTGATTCAGTTGCCAGCACTGCTGAGGAG GTTAAAAATCCTCAGCGAGATTTACCTCTAGGCATTGGTCTCGCATTGtctatttgttgttgtttgtatATGCTGGTCTCTGTTGTCATTGTTGGTCTGGTACCTTATTATGCTATGGATCCTGATACCCCTATTTCCTCTGCATTCGCTGCATATGGGATGCAATGGGCAGC GTACTTAGTAGCTGCCGGAGCAGTTATGGCTCTCTGCTCAACATTGATGGGCTCAATACTTCCTCAG CCTCGAATTTTAATGGCAATGGCTAGAGATGGATTGCTGCCATCATTCTTTtcagatattaataaaaagagccaAGTTCCTGTTAAGAGCACATTGGTGACTGGCTTAGGTTCTGCAGTACTGGcattttttatggatgtttcACAATTAGCTGGGATG GTCAGTGTGGGAACGCTTCTGGCATTCACTATGGTAGCAATTTCTGTATTGATACTGAGATATGTACCACCAAATGAGGTGCCTTTTCCATCTTCACTTCAGGAGATTATTGATTCTGTGTCATTACGGTACAGTACAGGTAGCCCAGATGTCACTAAGGAAAAGTCTGGTTTTTATGCCGGTACCTCTATGGATAGCAATTTGCCTTTATTAGGCAAAGCAACAGCAATTGAATATCCAATAATTGTAGAACAAGAGGCTCAAGGCAATT ttGTTATAAATGAAGGGAGCAGGCGAAAAATTGCTGGCTGGACCATAACAGCCACATGTGTTGGGGCATTTCTCCTTGCTTATGCAGCTTCAGACTTGAATCTTCCTAG ACTTCTTCGTTTTATAGTGTGTGGAATTGGTGGTGCACTTCTCCTTTTTGGTCTGATTGTGCTGACCTGTATAGAACAAGATGATGCGAGGCACACCTTTGGGCATTCAGGAG GTTTTATCTGCCCATTTGTTCCACTCCTTCCTATTGTCTGCTTTCTTGTCAACATCTACCTTTTGATTAATCTTGG TGCTGCCACTTGGACCCGTGTCTCTGTATGGCTTATAGTTGGAGTGCTTGTATATACGTTCTATGGGCGGACACACAGCTCACTGCTGGATGCTGTCTATGTGCCTGCAACTCACGCTGATGAAATTTATCGCAGCTCGGGAGAAAGTTCAGCATAG